Proteins from a genomic interval of Stenotrophomonas sp. 24(2023):
- the mgtE gene encoding magnesium transporter gives MNQKQMLRPVADAAALAAPLANFNTADAVEYLNTLERERAADTLAALPLPRAVKMLEAPELHHAGELVAALPPSRAAALLGLMADDRATDIVHELDEDERARLIPLLGAEARTAIQKLLGYPPNTAGALMTTEYVSVPATWTVAQTLQHIRQVERTRETVYAIYVLDPATQQLQQVVTMRRLITGLPEESILDVAQVNPPVTVDALLDQEEVAQLIRRHDLLAIPVVDAQLRMLGIVTVDDILDALIEESTEDAHKFGGMEALDKPYMQIGFLEMLRKRAGWLSVLFIGEMLTASAMQHYEDELARAVVLTLFIPLIMSSGGNSGSQATSLLIRSLALRELRLRDWWKVALREVPTGMVLGAILGTLAMVRIVIWQLGGLHDYGQHWVLLAVTVAAALVGIVTFGSLSGSMLPFILKRLGFDPASASAPFVATLVDVTGLVIYFSIAAMILHGTLL, from the coding sequence ATGAACCAGAAGCAAATGCTGCGTCCGGTGGCCGACGCCGCGGCCCTGGCCGCACCCCTGGCCAACTTCAACACCGCCGATGCGGTGGAGTACCTCAACACCCTCGAACGCGAGCGCGCCGCCGATACCCTGGCCGCGCTGCCGTTGCCGCGTGCGGTGAAGATGCTCGAAGCGCCGGAGCTGCATCATGCCGGTGAACTGGTCGCCGCGCTGCCGCCGTCGCGCGCTGCGGCCCTGCTGGGCCTGATGGCCGATGACCGCGCCACCGACATCGTGCACGAACTGGACGAAGACGAGCGCGCACGGTTGATTCCGCTGCTCGGCGCCGAGGCGCGCACGGCCATCCAGAAGCTGCTGGGCTACCCGCCCAACACCGCCGGCGCACTGATGACCACCGAGTACGTCAGCGTGCCGGCCACCTGGACCGTCGCCCAGACCCTGCAGCACATCCGCCAGGTCGAGCGCACCCGCGAAACCGTGTACGCCATCTACGTGCTCGACCCGGCCACCCAGCAGCTGCAGCAGGTGGTGACCATGCGCCGGTTGATCACCGGCCTGCCCGAGGAATCCATCCTGGACGTGGCGCAGGTCAATCCGCCGGTGACCGTCGATGCGCTGCTGGACCAGGAAGAAGTGGCGCAGCTGATCCGCCGCCACGACCTGCTGGCCATCCCGGTGGTGGACGCGCAGCTGCGCATGCTGGGCATCGTCACCGTGGACGACATCCTCGATGCACTGATCGAGGAATCCACCGAGGACGCGCACAAGTTCGGTGGCATGGAGGCGCTGGACAAGCCGTACATGCAGATCGGCTTCCTGGAGATGCTGCGCAAGCGCGCTGGCTGGCTGAGCGTGCTGTTCATCGGCGAAATGCTGACCGCCAGCGCGATGCAGCACTACGAGGATGAACTGGCGCGCGCGGTGGTGCTGACGTTGTTCATTCCGCTGATCATGAGCTCGGGCGGCAATTCCGGCTCGCAGGCCACCTCGTTGCTGATCCGCAGCCTGGCCCTGCGCGAACTGCGCCTGCGCGACTGGTGGAAGGTGGCCCTGCGCGAGGTGCCGACCGGCATGGTGCTCGGCGCCATCCTGGGCACCCTGGCGATGGTGCGCATCGTCATCTGGCAGCTGGGCGGCCTGCACGACTACGGCCAGCACTGGGTGCTGCTGGCCGTGACCGTGGCGGCCGCGCTGGTGGGCATCGTGACCTTCGGCTCGCTGTCCGGCTCGATGCTGCCGTTCATCCTCAAGCGGCTGGGCTTCGATCCGGCCAGTGCCTCGGCGCCATTCGTGGCCACGCTGGTGGACGTGACCGGCCTGGTGATCTACTTCAGCATCGCCGCGATGATCCTGCACGGGACCTTGCTGTAA
- a CDS encoding monovalent cation:proton antiporter-2 (CPA2) family protein produces MHSGGLELALVLLLAAVIAVPVFRKLGFGAVLAYLAAGVVLGPDGLGFVQDAERILGAAETGVVMLLFVIGLELSPARLKVMRRSVFGAGALQVALSGVVLSSLLMLDHFQWKSALVVGVALALSSTAVGLQLLSEHKAINSDHGRLGFAILLFQDLIAIPLLAAIPLLGGSKNETLRLEDAAVALGALALVILCGRPVLRRLFGVIARTRSPEAFTASALLVVLGTAWFMQQAGLSASLGAFLAGVLLSDSEYRHELEAQIEPFKGLLLGLFFIAVGMGIDLNRIAAEPWLIATGVVVLLVVKFSLLYGIGRLAKLTPRHALLLGSVLWLGGEFAFVVFNEAQRVHLLGDANHDRLVAVVGLSMAVTPLLMLALMRLLGREPAPQRTAPEADTVAPDNQPKVLIAGMGRFGQVIARLLTAQKVPFVALEANPDTVADLRRFGNQLYYGDPTKPEMLRAAGGENIRVFVITLDDPESNLRAVRMVRRHYPDAVVLARARNRQHAWRLMDMSAEPFREVFGTSLTLSGRVLTALGVPEDVAKRHVQRFREHDEKLLRDQYLVYDDEAKVIQTSRDARNDLMHLFEADAERKDE; encoded by the coding sequence ATGCATAGCGGCGGTCTTGAACTGGCCCTGGTGCTGCTGCTGGCGGCGGTGATCGCCGTACCGGTGTTCCGCAAGCTCGGCTTCGGCGCGGTGCTGGCCTACCTGGCCGCAGGCGTGGTGCTGGGGCCGGACGGGCTGGGCTTCGTGCAGGACGCCGAGCGCATCCTGGGCGCGGCCGAGACCGGCGTGGTCATGCTGCTGTTCGTGATCGGGCTGGAGCTTTCGCCGGCACGCCTGAAGGTCATGCGGCGCTCGGTGTTCGGTGCCGGTGCGCTGCAGGTGGCCCTGTCCGGCGTGGTGCTGAGCAGCCTGTTGATGCTCGATCACTTCCAATGGAAGAGCGCGCTGGTGGTGGGCGTGGCGCTGGCGCTGTCGTCCACGGCGGTGGGCCTGCAGCTGCTGTCCGAGCACAAGGCGATCAACAGCGACCACGGGCGGCTGGGCTTTGCCATCCTGCTGTTCCAGGACCTGATCGCCATTCCGCTGCTGGCGGCGATCCCGCTGCTGGGCGGGTCGAAGAACGAAACCCTGCGCCTGGAAGATGCCGCGGTGGCGCTGGGCGCGCTGGCGCTGGTGATCCTGTGCGGGCGGCCGGTGCTGCGCCGCCTGTTCGGCGTCATTGCCCGTACCCGCAGCCCCGAAGCGTTCACCGCCTCGGCATTGCTGGTGGTACTGGGCACGGCCTGGTTCATGCAGCAGGCGGGGCTGAGCGCCAGTCTGGGCGCCTTCCTGGCCGGCGTGCTGCTGTCCGATTCGGAATACCGCCACGAACTGGAAGCCCAGATCGAGCCGTTCAAAGGCCTGCTGCTGGGGCTGTTCTTCATCGCCGTGGGCATGGGCATCGACCTCAACCGCATCGCCGCCGAACCGTGGCTGATCGCCACCGGTGTGGTGGTGCTGCTGGTGGTCAAGTTCAGCCTGCTGTACGGCATCGGCCGGCTGGCCAAGCTGACGCCGCGCCATGCCCTGCTGCTGGGCAGCGTGCTGTGGCTGGGCGGCGAATTCGCCTTCGTGGTGTTCAACGAGGCCCAGCGCGTGCACCTGCTGGGCGATGCGAACCATGACCGGCTGGTGGCGGTGGTCGGCCTGTCGATGGCGGTCACGCCGCTGCTGATGCTCGCGCTGATGCGCCTGCTCGGGCGCGAGCCGGCACCGCAGCGCACCGCGCCGGAGGCCGACACGGTGGCACCGGACAACCAGCCCAAGGTGCTGATCGCCGGCATGGGCCGTTTCGGCCAGGTGATCGCGCGCCTGCTGACCGCACAGAAGGTGCCGTTCGTCGCCCTGGAGGCGAATCCGGACACGGTGGCCGACCTGCGCCGCTTCGGCAACCAGCTGTATTACGGCGATCCCACCAAGCCGGAAATGCTGCGTGCCGCCGGCGGCGAGAACATCCGTGTGTTCGTGATCACCCTGGACGACCCCGAATCGAACCTGCGCGCGGTGCGCATGGTGCGCCGCCACTATCCCGATGCGGTGGTGCTGGCCCGTGCGCGCAACCGCCAGCATGCCTGGCGCTTGATGGACATGTCCGCCGAGCCTTTCCGCGAGGTGTTCGGCACCAGCCTGACGCTGAGCGGGCGCGTGCTGACTGCGCTGGGCGTGCCCGAAGACGTGGCCAAGCGCCATGTGCAGCGCTTCCGCGAGCATGACGAGAAACTGCTGCGCGACCAGTACCTGGTGTATGACGACGAGGCCAAGGTCATCCAGACCTCGCGCGATGCCCGCAACGACCTGATGCACCTGTTCGAGGCCGATGCGGAACGCAAGGACGAGTAG